ACTGCTCGATGAAGCGGCCATCGGTCTGGCCGGCAAGCAGACCGCCATCGGCGATGCCATCGGGCTGGCCCTGAAGCGGACGGCGGAGGGGGAAGCGCACAAGCGGGTGCTGATCCTGCTCACCGATGGCGCCAATACCGCCGGTCAGCTGGCCCCCCTCAAGGCTGCTGAGCTGGCTGCCCAGCAAGGGCTGAAGATCTATACCATCGGCATCGGTGCCGATGAAATGCAGGTGCGCAGCTTCTTTTTCTCGCAGACCGTCAATCCCTCTGCCGATCTCGATGAAAAGACCCTGCGCAGCATTGCCGAGCAGACCGGCGGGCGCTATTTCCGGGCTCACGACAGTGCGGAACTGGAGCAGATCTATCAATTGCTCGATCAGCTGGAACCCGCGGTCCGCGCCCGGGAACTGTACCGGCCGGTGACCGATCTGTTTGTCTGGCCCCTTGGCCTGGCCCTGGCCGGGGCGGTAATCCTGCTGCTGCGCGATGCGCTGGCCGCGTTGAGGAGGCGGGCATGAGTCTGTTTCATTTTCTCCGCCCCTGGTGGTTTCTTCTCCTGCCGCCGCTATTGGTCCTGCTCTGGCTGTTCTGGCGGCGGCGGTTGCAGAGCCGCAGCTGGCAGGAGATCTGTGATCCGCAATTACTCCCCCATCTGTTGATCGGACGGTCGCGGCGGCGCGCCCATTGGCCGCTCTGGCTGTTGCTGGTCGGGTTGCTGTTGAGTATCACCGCCCTGGCCGGTCCGACCTGGCGGAAACAGCCGCAGCCGCTGCTCAAACAGCAATCCGCCCTGGTCATTGCCCTGGATCTGTCGCGCTCCATGCTGGCCGCTGATCTGAAGCCGAGCCGACTGGTGCGGGCGCGGCTCAAGATCGAAGATATTCTCCGCCAGCGCCGCGAAGGGCAGACCGGCCTGGTGGTTTTTGCCGGTGATGCCTTTGCGGTCACCCCGTTGACCGATGACGTGCATACCATCCAGGCCCTCCTCGGCAGTCTTGATCCGCAGCTGATGCCGGTGCAGGGGAGTCGGCCGGCGCGGGCCTTCAGCCTGGCCACGGAACTGGTCAAGCGGGCCGGATTGCAAAAGGGGACCGTCCTGCTGGTGACTGATGAAGATC
This genomic window from Pelobacter seleniigenes DSM 18267 contains:
- a CDS encoding vWA domain-containing protein; this encodes MIHFAWPWALLLLPLPYLVRCLAPPALAAEEAALWVPRLSRFDVARHQQSRRARSRVAMLLAILCWLLLVLACARPQWLGAPLELPVSGRDLLLAVDISGSMQTEDFELHGQQVDRLTALKQIADPFIARRSGDRIGLILFGDQAYVQTPLTFDRTMVTQLLDEAAIGLAGKQTAIGDAIGLALKRTAEGEAHKRVLILLTDGANTAGQLAPLKAAELAAQQGLKIYTIGIGADEMQVRSFFFSQTVNPSADLDEKTLRSIAEQTGGRYFRAHDSAELEQIYQLLDQLEPAVRARELYRPVTDLFVWPLGLALAGAVILLLRDALAALRRRA